TTCACACCGGTGCCCGCCATGACAGCGCCCGGAACGCTGGGACGTAACGGCCGCCAAGGACCGCTGCCCGACAACCCGCCCGCACACCGGGCAGGTCCACGCCTCATGGCGTCCAGCACACCTAAGACACGGGCGACGGGTTGGCGAGCCGACTACGTTTAATCCATGCGAACTTCACATATCTTCACGGCCGCGCTGCTCGCCGCGAGCACCGCCCTGGCGCAGCCGGTTCAGTACCTCGACCTGCGAACGCCTCGGGTCGCGCTCAACGCGCGCGTCACCGACCGCGACCTCACCAGTCCCGACCTGCAGGTTGGCTTCAGCAACGATGCCCTGCGAGGCCGCGCCTTCGGCAGGCCGCTCAACCTCACGCTCGACACCGCGCGAGTCCGTGGCATCTACGGCAGTGGCCCCGTGGACCTGCGGCTGACGCAGGAGGAAGGCGCCCTGCGCGCCAAGGGCACGTTTGGCGGCCAGCTCACGGACTTCCAGGTGACGCCCCAGACCTTCAAGGGTGACGTGGGCCGTTGCAGCTACCAGCTCCAGGCGTCCGAGGAAGGGCGTTATCAGGGTTGGCGCTCGTGTCTCGCCGGCCTGGAGAACCCCGTGTCCTTGTCCATCCCGCCCACCATCGGGAATGACAACGCACGGCTCGTGGCCACGCTGGCCCTGATTCTGTCGCGATAGTCCCGCGACAGGCTGGCTATGGTGCGCCCCCATGGCACGCATGCACGAAGTGGACTTCCACATCTACGGCGAGGACCTGCAGTTCGTCGAGGTGGAGCTGGACCCGGGAGAAGCCGCGGTCGCCGAGGCCGGAACCCTCATGTACATGGAGGACGGCATCGAGATGGAGACCATCTTCGGTGACGGCTCGCAGCAGTCGAGCGGCTTCTTCGGCTCACTGCTCGGAGCGGGCAAGCGCTTGCTGACGGGCGAGTCGCTCTTCACCACCGTCTTCTTCAACAAGAGTGGCCGAGGCAAGCGCAAGGTGTCCTTCGCCGCGCCCTATCCGGGGAAGATCATCCCGGTGAACCTGGGCGAGCTTGGCGGCGAGTTGATTGCCCAGAAGGACAGCTTCCTCGCGGCGGCCAAGGGCGTGTCGCTGGGCATCGCGTTCCAGAAGAAGCTGGGCACCGGCCTGTTCGGCGGCGAGGGCTTCATCATGCAGCGGCTCCAGGGAGACGGGCTCGCCTTCATCCACGCGGGCGGTACGCTGCATGAGCGCACGTTGGGCCCCGGGGAGCTGCTGCGCGTCGACACCGGCTGCATCGTCGCGTTCCAGCCCACCGTGGACTACGACATCCAACTGGTGAGCGGCATCAAGACGGCCCTCTTCGGCGGCGAGGGCCTCTTCTTCGCCACGCTGCGCGGCCCGGGCAAGGTGTGGCTCCAGTCGCTCCCGTTCAGCCGGCTCGCGGGCCGCATCCTCTCCGCGTCGCGTTCGGGAGGCGCTCGCGACGAAGGCAGCGTGCTCGGCGGCGTCGGGCTTGGTGGGCTGCTGGGCGACGACTGAGCGCCGACGATTCCGGCTCGCCGCCCCGTGGAGGGCGGCGACGCCGCAGGCGCTCACGGCGCGCATCCCTGCCGTGTCGCGGGCGGCTTCCGCCACGGCACGCTACGCGCGCCGACGCCGAGCCAGGACCGCCAGTCCCACGAGCAGCGACCAGGCGCCGACCATGCCCACGGGAGAGGCACCACAGCCACACCCCACGTCGAGCGCCGCGGGGCCCCGGACCTGGAAGGCGGTGCTGCGCGAGCGCGCCGGCGCCCGGCTGGACGCGATGAGGTGCTCCTGCGCCGCGACACTGTGTGGCCCCACCGACAGCGCACCCTCGCGCGGCACCTGGTAGCGGAAGGCGCCGGTGTCATCGGCCGTCACCGTGGCGACCTCACTGCCATCCACCTCGATGACCACGGTGGCGCCGGGCGAGGCCGCACCCGCGAACAGTGGCGTGGTGTCCACCACCTCGCCCTCCTCGGGCACCACGAGCACCGGCCAGCCTTCTTCCGGGACCTGCGTCCCGCCACCATCGCCCTGCGAGCTCCCCGCATCGGGATTGGACGAACCGCCATCGACGCCGCCGCTCACGGCCTGGGACTCGAAGCGAATGGGCTGTGAGTACGGACCGCTGATGCCGGCCTCGTTGTGCGAATGCACGGTGACGAAGTGCGGCCCGGGAGCCAGCGGCGACTCGGCGGGCCACTGGTAGCGGAAGCGGCCCGCGCCATCGACGGGGATGATGACCTCCGCGCCGTTGTCCACCTCGATGCCCACCGTCAGGCCGTTGGGCGCGACGCCCGCGAACAGCGGTGTGGTTCCCACCGTCTCGCCATCCTGGGGAATCACCAGGATGGGCTCCACCACCACGCCGCCGTCCTCCAACGTGGCGGCGACGGAGAAGGTGACGGGCACGGAGGACCGGCTGAAGGCGCCCAGCGACTCCGACACCGCGTGGACCGTGTGCGTGCCCACGCTGAGCGATTCCTGTGGCGGCGCGATGTGCGCGGAGAACGAGCCCGCCGCGTCAGCCACCACGTGGAGCCGCTCCACGCCGTCCACGAAGACGAGCACCCGAACGCCCGGCTCGGCGCGCCCCACGAAGCGCGGCCGGTCTGGCACCCCCACCGCGCCATCCACCGGCGTGCTGACGGCGGGCATCGTGGGCGTGCGGTAGGACGTGAGGTACTGCGTCACGACGCCCGAACTCCCCAGCCCCGCGCCATGCGTTCCCCCGTCGGAGGCCGTGAGCGTTCCGGCGGCACCGCCCGTCACCACCGTGGGGCAAGGCGTCGTCGTCCCTTGCAACAACACGCCGCCACCGCCGCCACCGCCGCCCGGTCCCAACACCCAATCCGGGTCACTCACCGTGCCGCCCCGGCCGCCCGCCGCCCGCGCGGCGCCGCAGCCCAGCGTGCCCTCCGCGCGCAGGATGAGCGCACCGCCCGCACCGCCACCGCCCGCCCCATCGTCACCCGGTGTCGGGAGGGCAGAGAGCCCATCCACGGTGATGCGCCCGCTCCCGGAGAACGCCCGCGCACGGAGGAGCACGGCGCCACCGCCAGCGCCACCGCCCGACCCCAGGTCGTCATTGCCCTCCCCCGCGCCCCCGCCACTCCCAAAGATGAACTTCTCGACGAGCGAGTACGCCGCGGGCACTCCCCCCTGCCCGCCCACGTCCCGCATCAAGTCGGTCTCCGTCGAGCGTCCGCCACCGCCACCGCGTCCGGCGTTCGCACCACCTCCGCCTCCCGCGTTGTGACAGTTACCGCCACCGCCACCGCCCGCGGCACTGCCCCGCCCCGCGGCCGAACCGAAGCGGCCCACCAGCAGCCCCTCTCCCTTGTAGGAGCCGCCCGCCTCCGGAGCGAGGTCCAGCGCCGTGCAGGAATAGATCTCCGGATGGTTGAGGAAGGCACCACCCCGGAAGCCCGCGCCCTCCGCGCTGATGAGTCCCTGGTTCGTCACGCTGCCCGTGGCGAGGAAGGCCACGATGCCACCACTGCGCCCATCCCACGGGCGCGGCGCCACGGTGGCCCCCGCGGCCACGGTGACGGTCGTGTATTCGGGCACGGTGACCACCTGCGCGCCGGGGATGACGAAGGGGTGGACCAGCGGCGCGGTCAGACGCAGCTCGACCGGCTCGCTCGACACCGCGGCCACGCGGGCCAGCTCCCAATGCCCCACGCCTCGGAGCTCGAGCGTGCCGCCGCTGGTGCCCACGGCCTCATCCGGGCCGCCGCTCTGGTGGAAGAGCACGAGCATCCCTTCGGAGAACCCCGTGGTGCGTTCCACCTTGATGCGGGTCTCCCCCGTATTCACACCGGCCGTCAGCGGCGTGGCGACGTTGACGATGTGGTCAGACGCCGTCACGTTGAGCGCGCCATGACGGCCCGTCCCCAGGCCAAAGGAATCCAGCTCCGCCAACGCGGGAGACGCCGGGAGCAACACGAGCAGGCAGGTCCAGACGAAGCGCATGCCCCCTCATGCTGCCTCAGAATCCGGGTCTCCCGCGAGTGTAGGACCCGGCTGGAGGCTCACTCCCCCGAAGAAA
This genomic window from Myxococcus hansupus contains:
- a CDS encoding TIGR00266 family protein gives rise to the protein MARMHEVDFHIYGEDLQFVEVELDPGEAAVAEAGTLMYMEDGIEMETIFGDGSQQSSGFFGSLLGAGKRLLTGESLFTTVFFNKSGRGKRKVSFAAPYPGKIIPVNLGELGGELIAQKDSFLAAAKGVSLGIAFQKKLGTGLFGGEGFIMQRLQGDGLAFIHAGGTLHERTLGPGELLRVDTGCIVAFQPTVDYDIQLVSGIKTALFGGEGLFFATLRGPGKVWLQSLPFSRLAGRILSASRSGGARDEGSVLGGVGLGGLLGDD
- the agmC gene encoding adventurous gliding motility protein AgmC, producing MRFVWTCLLVLLPASPALAELDSFGLGTGRHGALNVTASDHIVNVATPLTAGVNTGETRIKVERTTGFSEGMLVLFHQSGGPDEAVGTSGGTLELRGVGHWELARVAAVSSEPVELRLTAPLVHPFVIPGAQVVTVPEYTTVTVAAGATVAPRPWDGRSGGIVAFLATGSVTNQGLISAEGAGFRGGAFLNHPEIYSCTALDLAPEAGGSYKGEGLLVGRFGSAAGRGSAAGGGGGGNCHNAGGGGGANAGRGGGGGRSTETDLMRDVGGQGGVPAAYSLVEKFIFGSGGGAGEGNDDLGSGGGAGGGAVLLRARAFSGSGRITVDGLSALPTPGDDGAGGGGAGGALILRAEGTLGCGAARAAGGRGGTVSDPDWVLGPGGGGGGGGVLLQGTTTPCPTVVTGGAAGTLTASDGGTHGAGLGSSGVVTQYLTSYRTPTMPAVSTPVDGAVGVPDRPRFVGRAEPGVRVLVFVDGVERLHVVADAAGSFSAHIAPPQESLSVGTHTVHAVSESLGAFSRSSVPVTFSVAATLEDGGVVVEPILVIPQDGETVGTTPLFAGVAPNGLTVGIEVDNGAEVIIPVDGAGRFRYQWPAESPLAPGPHFVTVHSHNEAGISGPYSQPIRFESQAVSGGVDGGSSNPDAGSSQGDGGGTQVPEEGWPVLVVPEEGEVVDTTPLFAGAASPGATVVIEVDGSEVATVTADDTGAFRYQVPREGALSVGPHSVAAQEHLIASSRAPARSRSTAFQVRGPAALDVGCGCGASPVGMVGAWSLLVGLAVLARRRRA